The Thermodesulfobacteriota bacterium sequence TGACAACGTTTTCTTGACCCGCCGGCCCGGCGTCCTCCCCGAGCCACTGGTAGGAGAAGGGCTCCCAAAAGCCAGCGGGCGGCCTGGGGAGGGAAAGCCGCCCCCGACCGCCCGCGCCCGCCGCGACCAGCGCGCCCTTCAGCCCACCAGGGCCTCCGCTTGACTGCCCTCCTCGCCCTCGCCATCCACCACCAGCCGGTTGCCCCCCTGGCTCTTGGCCAGATAGAGGGCACGGTCGGCCCGGTTGATGAGATCGCTCATGTCTTCGGCCCAGGAATGCTCCCGCCGCCGGTCGAAATGGGCCACCCCGACGCTGAGGTGGGTGGGCAGGAGCTGATGGCGGTTGTAGTTGGTGAGGAGCCGGCTGCAGATCACCCGCAGCTGCTGGATGTTGGCCTGGGTGATGATCGCCGCAAATTCGTCCCCGCCGTAGCGGAAGGACCAGTCGACGTTCTCCCGGGTGGACTGCAGGAAAACCTCGCCGATGATCCGGAGCACTTTGTCCCCGGCCAGGTGGCCAAAGGTGTCGTTGTAGCCTTTGAACCGGTCCACGTCCACCAGCACGAGAAAGAGATCGTACTGCTGGCGGTGCGCCCGGTGGGCCTCCTCCCAGAGCTTGACGTCGAAATAGCGGCGGTTGTAGAGGTCGGTAAGCCCGTCCCGGATGGACAGCCTTTTGAGCTCCCGGAGCAGACGCTGCTCCCGGAGCACCCGGTTGAGCTTGGCCTCCAGCTCGTCGACGTTGAACGGCTTGGAGATGAAATCGGAGGCCCCGGCCTTGATGACGTCCGTGTAATTGAAGGTGCCGCCATAGGCGGTGACGACAATGACGTCGGTATGGGGATGGCCCTCGCGGATGCGCTTCAGAAGCTCCATGCCATCCATGTTCGGCATCATGATGTCCGTGATGACGATACCGTATTCCTCTTCGGCCATCTTCTGCACCGCCTCGACGCCGTCTCCGGCCACGGCGAAATTGAAGCCGAAGGAGGAAACGAAGGTGCCCAGAAGCTCGCGGATGAGGGGGTCGTCGTCGACGATCAGGATGCTGGTCCGCTCAGGCTCGGCTGTTGCCACGACGTTGGCTCATATGCTGGAGGTAGTCGCTCACGATCCGTCCGTGGTCGAAGACCAGGGGCGGCGTCCTGTCCGGGGGGAAGATTACGGCCTGCCGGGCATCGTCGGCGCCCTTCGGCGTGCCTTCGGCTGTGGCCAGAAAAACGGTGGAGATGGTGTGCAGCCTGGCATCCCGGGCCGGATCCGAGTAGGTGGCCAGCTGTCCCAGAAGCCGGATCGCGAGGCCGGTCTCCTCCCGGGCCTCCCGGACCGCGGCCGCTTCCAGGGATTCGCCGTAGTCCACAAACCCGCCCGGCAGGGCCCATCCCAGGGGCGAATGCCGCCGCTCCACCAGGACAATGCCGCCGGCCATCTGGATGATGATGTCCACCGTAGGCACCGGATGCCGCAACGGCAGCTGGCAGCCACAGCAAGGACAGTCCATGTCCAGTCTCCGAAAAAGGGGGCCGCGCCCTGGGCCTCGCCTCCAGCTTAGAGAATGGCATCAGGCCCAGTCAAGGATGAAAAGCGAACCGCCGGTCGCCGGCAGCCGCCCAGGGACGGGGCTTGGGGGCCCAAGGGCGCCGGGCCGCCCGCGCCCGAAGCACCGCCGCTGGAGGGCGCAACCGGCTTCAAGGATAGCACAGGGCATGGATGGCCGGCCAGCCGGTCACCACCGGCAGATCGTGGCGCCCCCGGTTCCAGGGCTGATCGAAGACCAGGGGCCGGATACCGGCGGCCCGCAGAGCGAGGCAGGTTTCCGCCCGGTCATCGACGAAATGGGTAAGCCCCATATCCTTGATGTGGGCGGTCTTGGCGTCGTGGTCGCCGGTGGCGACCAGCCGGGCCGGCCGGAAGGCGGCGGGACCCAGCACCGTCTCCAGCCAGGCGGCAATGGGGTCTGCCTCGGCCCGGGCCGTGATGAAGGTCAAAGGCGCATCGGCGGCCAAGGCGGTCAGGACCTCCCGGGCCTGGGATATGGGCTTGAGCGCCACCGCCAGGGGCTCATCCAGGATCCGCTGGAAGATGGCCTGGATGATCCCGGGGTCCACGTCGAGACAATCCTCAACCATGAAATCGGTGATCTGGTCGGCCTCGATGCCGACCAGGCCATGATCCTCCCGGGCCAGACGGATGAAGGCCTCCACCGTGTCCGCCACCACGCCGTCGATGTCGAAGCCGAGCCGGCCGGGCTGAATGCGCATCCGTCTGGTCGCCCCCCCTGCCCGCGTGGCCGGGCAATGTTCTTGACAAAGGCGGTCAAGGCCGGCATAGTCAGGGATCCGTCTCGTTGCCAACGTCCCCCCTGGAGCCTTGCCACGCATGCGTTTGCCGCCGCTCACCATCGGCCAATATACAGCACCGGTGCCCCTCATCCAAGGGGGCATGTCCATCCGGGTGTCCACCTCCGAGCTGGCCGCGCCGGTGGCCGAATGCGGAGGCATCGGCACCATCGGCGGCTCCTCGATCCCGGTGGAGGATCTGAAAGCCGACATCCGCAAAGCCAAGAGCCAAACGAAGGGCGTCATCGCGGTGAACATCATGTTCGCCATGAAGAACTTCGTCAATCTGGTGGCCGCGTCCATCGAGGCCGGTGCCGACATGATCGTCACCGGAGCCGGCTTCTCCCGGGATATCTTCAAGGTCGGCCGGGAGACCAACACGCCCATCGTCTCCATCGTTTCCTCGCCCGCCTTTGCCCAGCTGGCCGAGCGGATGGGCGCCGCCGCCATCGTCGTCGAGGCCAAAGAGGCGGGCGGGCATCTCGGCACCGACGTGGCCTTGCGGGAGCTCTTCCCGGAGATCCGCAGGGTGGTGACGAAGGTGCCGCTCATCGCGGCTGGCGGCATCACCAACGGCGCCGAGATGGCGGAGCTCATGGACAAGTATGGTGCGGACGGGGTGCAGGTGGCCACCCGCTTCATCCTCACCAAAGAGTGCGCCGTCTCCGACGTCTTCAAGCAGACGCTCCTGGCGGCCAGGCGCGAGGACGTGGTCGTCATCCGCTCGCCGGTCGGCATGCCGGGCCGGGCCCTGGCCACCCCCTTCGTGCAGCGGCTGAGCCGCAACGAGGACGTTGCCACCAAGGACTGCCGCTACGTCTGCCTCAAGCACTGCGACCACCGTTACTGCATCAGCGATCGCCTCATCCGGGCCCGGGACGGAGACTACCAGGAGGGCCTCTTCTTCACCGGCGAGAATGTCTATAAGATGAAGGAGATCCTTACCGTCCGCCAAGTCTTCGACGAGTTCATCTCCGAAGCCGAATCCCTCTACAAGGAGCCGTGCGCTCCCTGGGCGCCCCAGGACACCGGACACTGCCCCGCCGCATGACCGTTTCCCCCGACAGCGCTCCCCCGCCGGCCGCGGCCATCGAGCCCCGGCGCATCCCCCGCGCGGAACATCCCATCTCCCGCCGCTTCATCGACCGGGAGGCCCTGAAGGTGATGTACCGGCTGAAGGATGCCGGCTTCATCGCCTATCTGGTGGGTGGCGGAGTGCGGGATCTGTATCTGGGCAAAACCCCCAAGGACTTCGACATCGGCACCGACGCCCGGCCCGGCCAGGTCCGCAAGCTCTTCCGCAACAGCCGGATCATCGGCCGCCGCTTCCGTCTGGTGCAGATCATCTTCCCGGGGGGCAAGATCGTCGAGGTCTCCACCTTCCGCAGCCAGGCCGAGTTCGAGCTGGGGGGCGAGGAGCCGACCCTGGGGCCGGACAACACCTTCGGCACCCCGGAGGAGGACGCCTGGCGCCGGGATCTGACCATCAACGCCCTGTTCTACTCCCTGGACGACCTCAGCATCATCGACTACACCGGTGGCGTCCGGGACCTGGATGCCGGCATCATCCGTGCCATCGGCGATCCGGACCGGCGCTTCCACCGGGACCCGGTGCGGATGCTGCGGGCGATCCGCCACGCCGCTCGCAACAGCTTCACCATCGAGCCCGTCACCTGGGCGGCCATCCTGAGCCATGGGGAGAAGCTGGCCTTGTGTCCGGTCTCCCGGCTGCGAGACGAGGTCACGAAGGACTTGCGGGGTGGTGCCAGCCGCACCTGGGGCGCCCTGGCCGTAAGCTCCGGGCTCTTCGGTGTCCTCTTCCCGGCTTACGGGGAGATCCTGCCCGGCCATGCCGAGCTGGAGGCGGGCCTGACCGCTGCCTTGGGGGTGGTGGATCGGCTGCAGCGGGAGGGGGTGGAACTGGACGAGGCCACCATCCTGGGCCTCGTGGCCCTGCCCCGGATCCGGCAGACGCTGGCCACGCTCTGGCCAACCGACCCGCGGCAGAAGAGCGGTGCCTTTGCCGCCCGTATCCAGGACGAGGTGGAACGGATCCTGGCCCCCCTGGAATTCAAGCGAGCCACCCGGGACCGCGCCAGCCTCCTTCTGGCCACCTACCCTTTCTTCGACTCCCTGCGCCTGAGCGGCGCCTGGCCGAAAAGGCTGGCCCGCAAGAGCTACTTCCCCGACTGCGTGGCCTTCTGCCAGCTGGCCGCGGAGGCGGCGGGCGGCCCGGCTGTGGCCCAGGATCAGGTGCTGGCCAGCCGCCGGCCGGAAGGCGAGCGGCCGGACCAGCCCCGGCGGGACCGCCGCCACGGCCGCGCTCCGGTGCTGGGCCGCCGGGGCAAAGGCGGCATCTTCGGTCTCAAGAAGGAATAAACAACCGCCGGCCATGCCTCCCTCCCTGTCCCAGGTGGCCCAGTGGCGGCAGCTGCCCTTCCTGACGCTGGTGGGCTTGGCCCAGGCCGCCAAGCTCCGGCACCGGGGCCAGGCGGTCGCCCTGTGCTCAATCGTCAACGCCAAGTCCGGCGCCTGCAGCGAAGACTGTGCCTTCTGCGTCCAGTCCGCCCATTTCCACGACTGCCGGCCGCCGGTCTACCCCCTCAAGAGCCACGACGAGCTGGTGGCGGCCGCCCGCCAGGCCCGGGCGGACGGGGCGCAGCACTTCTCCATCGTCACCAGCGGCCGCGGCCTGCCCAAGGCCGAGGTGCTGCGGGTGGCCGCGGCCGTCACCGCCATCCGCAGCGAGGTGGGCATTACCCCCTGCGCCTCCCTGGGGATCCTCGATGCCGGCGACCTGGCCCGCCTGCGGGACGCTGGCCTCGTCCGCTACCATCACAACCTGGAGGCGGCGCCTTCCTTTTTCCCCCGCATCTGCTCCACCCACACCTTCGCCGAGCGGGTGGCCACCATTGAGGCGGCCCAGCAGGTGGGGCTGGAGGTCTGCAGCGGCGGCATCTTCGGCCTGGGCGAGGGGGAGGAGGAGCGCATCGAGCTGGCCCTTTTCCTGGCTGGCCTGGGGGTGCAGTCGGTGCCGCTCAACGTGCTCATCCCGTTACCGGGCACGCCCCTGGCCGACCAACCGCCGCCCGCTGTCCTGGAGCTGCTGCGGGCCATCGCCCTCTACCGCCTGATCATGCCGGCGCTGCCGATCCGGCTGGCCGCCGGCCGGGAGACGGTGCTGGCCGATTTTCTGGGCCTGGCCCTCCTGGCCGGCGCAGACGGCATGATGATCGGCGGCTATCTCACCCAGCGGGGCCGGCCACCGGCCCTGGACCTCGCCCTGGTCCGGGAGATGCACCAGCTGTGGAGCGCCTGACGGCGGCCCTGGCCCAGCAGCAGGCCACGGTCGGGCTGCGGGAGCTGGTGCCCCTGGTGCCCCTGGCGGATGGGCGGGTGGCCGTGCCCGGCCACCCCACCCCTTGGCTCGATTTCTCCTCCAACGACTATCTGGGCTATTCCCAGCATCCGGAGGTCAAGGCCGCGGCGGCGGCGGCCCTTGACCGCTACGGCGCCGGCGCCGGCGCCTCCCGGCTCATGAGCGGCGACCGGCCGCTCTTCCACGAGCTGGAGGACGCCCTGGCCCGCCTCGTCGGCTGCGAGAGCGCCCTCCTTTTCGGCGCCGGCTTCCTGGCCAACACCGGCGTCATCCCGGTTCTGGTCGGCCGCGGTGATACCGTGCTCGCCGACCGGGCCAGCCATGCCTCCCTCCTGGACGGCTGCCGCCTGGCCGGCGCCCGCCTGATCCGCTTCCGCCACAACGATGCCGGCCACCTCGAAGAGCTCCTCATCCGGGAGCGCCCACGCTGCCGCCAGGCCCTGATTGTGGCGGAAAGCCTCTACTCCATGGACGGCGATCTGGCGCCTCTGGCCGATCTGGTAGCCATGAAGCACCGCTTCGACGCCATGCTGCTGGTGGACGAGGCCCACAGCGTGGGCGTCTTCGGTGCCCGCGGCGGCGGGCTGCTGGAAGAGCTGGGCTTGGCGGCGGGCGCCGACGTGGTGATCGGCACCCTGGGCAAGGCCCTGGGGAGCAGCGGCGCCTTTGCCGCCGGCAGCAGGCTCCTCCGCCAGGCGCTCATCAACCAGGCCCGCACCTTCATCTTCTCCACCGCGCCGCCGCCAGCGGCCGCAGCAGCGGCCCTGGCCGCCGTGGCCCTCCTGGCCCGGGAGCCGGAACGGCGCCGGGATCTGCGGGTGCGGGCCGCCGGCTTCCGGCAGGCGCTTGCGGCGGCCGGCCTGGCCATGGGGCCTGCCTTGGCCCAGATTCAACCCATTCTGGTGGGGGACAGCCTGCGGGCAGTGGCTCTGCGGGATCGCTTGCGGCGGGAAGGTCTGTTCGTCACCGCGGTCCGGCCGCCGACCGTGCCTGCCGGCACCGCCCGGATCCGCTTCTCGGTGACCTGGCAGCACAGCGCCGAGCAGCTGGCGGCAACGGCCCGCCAGGTGGCGGCCGCCTGCCAGGGGATCGAATCCTGACCGCCATGGCCGGCTGCCGTTTCAGGAAGATGCCCGGTCCGGCAACCGGCATCGTCTTCCTGCCGGGCTGGGGCTTCGACGTCCAGGTCGCGTCCCTGGCTGGCCTTTCCGGGGTGCTGGGTCCGGAAGGCTTCCTGGACCCGGCCTCGCTGGTGCCGGACCTCGCCAGCGGCCTCGATGCCTGGGGGCCGGCGCCGGTGCATCTGGTGGGCTGGTCCCTGGGCGGGTATCTGGCCCTAAGCTTCGCCCAGGCCCAGCCGGCTCGGGTGGCCTCCCTGACCCTGGTGGGGATGCGCGCCTCCTGGCCAGCGGCGGAGATCGACGCGCTGGCCGCCCGCTTCCAGGCTGATCCGGCCGACTTCCTGGCCTGGTTCCGGCGCCTGGCGCTCCTGGGCCTGCCGGCAGGCTGGCAGCGTTTCCAGGAGCTGCCGGCCCTGCCCCTGGACGCCGAGGCCCGGAAACGGCTCCTCGCCGGCCTTTCCTGTCTGGCCGGCCGCATCCCCCGGCCGGTGGCCGGCATCCCCACCCGCATCCTCCACGGCGCCAAGGACCGCATTGCCCCGCCGGCGGAGGCCCTCTCCTTCCCTGGCTGCCCGCCGCGGCTCCTGCCCCGGGCCGGCCACCTGCCTTTTCTGCGCGGGTTGGTCGGACCGGTCTGACCCGTCCGACGGGTCTGACCCGTCCGAGCCCGCTGTCCACCGGTGGTGCCTGCCCGGGTGGGCGGCCAAGGGGGGCCGCCCCTACTTGTCGGAAAGCATGAAGCCGTAGCCCCGCTCGCCGTGCAGGGCGTAGTCCAGGCCTTCGAATTCCTGCCCCTCGTCCACCCGGAAGCCCACCGTCCGCTGCACCAGGAAGCAGATGACCAGGGTCGCCACCGTTGCCAGAGCGACCGTAGCCCCCATGCCGGTGAGCTGCACCCGGAGCTGGTCCCAGGCGCTCCAGCTGCCGGCCGCTGCCGCCGCCTTGGCCATCCAGGAATCCCGGATGAAGAAGGACAGGGCCAGGACGCCGAGGCCGGAGCCGACGCCGTGGATGCCGAAGCAGTCCAGGGAGTCGTCGTAGCCGAGCCGGGATTTCAGCATCAGGGCGCCGTAGCAGGCCAGGGCCGAGAGCGCCCCCAGGGTCATAGCCCCGGTGGGCTGCACCACCCCGGCCGCCGGGGTGATGGCCACCAGGCCGGCCAGGATTCCGGAGACGAAGCCCAGGGAGGTGGCCTTCCGGAAGTGCAGGGCCTCGACCACCAGCCAGGTGAGGGCGCCGCTGGCCGCCGACACCTGGGTCATGGTCAGGGCCCGGGCGGTGTCCAGGCCGCTTTGCACGGTGGAGCCGGCGTTGAACCCGAACCAGCCTACCCACAGGAGGCCGGCCCCGACCATGGTCATGACAAGATTGTTGGGGGGCATGGCCAGGCGGGGGAAGCCCTTGCGGGGCCCGAGATAGATGGCCGCTACCAGGGCCGAGACGCCGGCGGAAACGTGGATCACCAGGCCGCCGGCCAGATCGATCACCCCGGCGGCGCCGGCCTTGAACAGCCAGCCGTCCGGGGCCCAGATCCAGTGGCACAGGGGCAGATAGACCATGAGGAACCACAAGATGATGAACATGATCCAGCCCCGGAAGGTGATCCGCTCCGCCAGGGCGCCGCTGATCAGGGCCGGGGTGATGATGGCGAATTTGCCCTGGAACATGGCCAGGACATACTCCGGGATGCCGTTCACCATGCTGTCGTCGATGCCGGCCAGGAAGAGATAGTCGCGATTCCAGCCGACGAAGCCGCCGGCGATGCTGCCGCCGAAGGCCAGGGCATAGCCGCAGGCCACCCACAGGACGCCGATCACCGCCATGGCCACGAAGGAGTGCATCATGGTGCCCAGGACGTTCTTGGCTCGCACCAGGCCGCCATAGAACATGGCCAGCCCCGGCACCATGAGCAGAACCAGGGCGGTGGAGACCAGCATCCAGGCGGTGGTGCCGGTATCGGTGGCCTCGGCCGCGGC is a genomic window containing:
- a CDS encoding poly(A) polymerase — encoded protein: MTVSPDSAPPPAAAIEPRRIPRAEHPISRRFIDREALKVMYRLKDAGFIAYLVGGGVRDLYLGKTPKDFDIGTDARPGQVRKLFRNSRIIGRRFRLVQIIFPGGKIVEVSTFRSQAEFELGGEEPTLGPDNTFGTPEEDAWRRDLTINALFYSLDDLSIIDYTGGVRDLDAGIIRAIGDPDRRFHRDPVRMLRAIRHAARNSFTIEPVTWAAILSHGEKLALCPVSRLRDEVTKDLRGGASRTWGALAVSSGLFGVLFPAYGEILPGHAELEAGLTAALGVVDRLQREGVELDEATILGLVALPRIRQTLATLWPTDPRQKSGAFAARIQDEVERILAPLEFKRATRDRASLLLATYPFFDSLRLSGAWPKRLARKSYFPDCVAFCQLAAEAAGGPAVAQDQVLASRRPEGERPDQPRRDRRHGRAPVLGRRGKGGIFGLKKE
- a CDS encoding ammonium transporter, giving the protein MTLLASPGQPWAAAEATDTGTTAWMLVSTALVLLMVPGLAMFYGGLVRAKNVLGTMMHSFVAMAVIGVLWVACGYALAFGGSIAGGFVGWNRDYLFLAGIDDSMVNGIPEYVLAMFQGKFAIITPALISGALAERITFRGWIMFIILWFLMVYLPLCHWIWAPDGWLFKAGAAGVIDLAGGLVIHVSAGVSALVAAIYLGPRKGFPRLAMPPNNLVMTMVGAGLLWVGWFGFNAGSTVQSGLDTARALTMTQVSAASGALTWLVVEALHFRKATSLGFVSGILAGLVAITPAAGVVQPTGAMTLGALSALACYGALMLKSRLGYDDSLDCFGIHGVGSGLGVLALSFFIRDSWMAKAAAAAGSWSAWDQLRVQLTGMGATVALATVATLVICFLVQRTVGFRVDEGQEFEGLDYALHGERGYGFMLSDK
- the bioB gene encoding biotin synthase BioB — translated: MPPSLSQVAQWRQLPFLTLVGLAQAAKLRHRGQAVALCSIVNAKSGACSEDCAFCVQSAHFHDCRPPVYPLKSHDELVAAARQARADGAQHFSIVTSGRGLPKAEVLRVAAAVTAIRSEVGITPCASLGILDAGDLARLRDAGLVRYHHNLEAAPSFFPRICSTHTFAERVATIEAAQQVGLEVCSGGIFGLGEGEEERIELALFLAGLGVQSVPLNVLIPLPGTPLADQPPPAVLELLRAIALYRLIMPALPIRLAAGRETVLADFLGLALLAGADGMMIGGYLTQRGRPPALDLALVREMHQLWSA
- a CDS encoding NUDIX hydrolase, with translation MDCPCCGCQLPLRHPVPTVDIIIQMAGGIVLVERRHSPLGWALPGGFVDYGESLEAAAVREAREETGLAIRLLGQLATYSDPARDARLHTISTVFLATAEGTPKGADDARQAVIFPPDRTPPLVFDHGRIVSDYLQHMSQRRGNSRA
- a CDS encoding diguanylate cyclase, encoding MATAEPERTSILIVDDDPLIRELLGTFVSSFGFNFAVAGDGVEAVQKMAEEEYGIVITDIMMPNMDGMELLKRIREGHPHTDVIVVTAYGGTFNYTDVIKAGASDFISKPFNVDELEAKLNRVLREQRLLRELKRLSIRDGLTDLYNRRYFDVKLWEEAHRAHRQQYDLFLVLVDVDRFKGYNDTFGHLAGDKVLRIIGEVFLQSTRENVDWSFRYGGDEFAAIITQANIQQLRVICSRLLTNYNRHQLLPTHLSVGVAHFDRRREHSWAEDMSDLINRADRALYLAKSQGGNRLVVDGEGEEGSQAEALVG
- a CDS encoding alpha/beta fold hydrolase, translated to MPGPATGIVFLPGWGFDVQVASLAGLSGVLGPEGFLDPASLVPDLASGLDAWGPAPVHLVGWSLGGYLALSFAQAQPARVASLTLVGMRASWPAAEIDALAARFQADPADFLAWFRRLALLGLPAGWQRFQELPALPLDAEARKRLLAGLSCLAGRIPRPVAGIPTRILHGAKDRIAPPAEALSFPGCPPRLLPRAGHLPFLRGLVGPV
- a CDS encoding 8-amino-7-oxononanoate synthase, with protein sequence MERLTAALAQQQATVGLRELVPLVPLADGRVAVPGHPTPWLDFSSNDYLGYSQHPEVKAAAAAALDRYGAGAGASRLMSGDRPLFHELEDALARLVGCESALLFGAGFLANTGVIPVLVGRGDTVLADRASHASLLDGCRLAGARLIRFRHNDAGHLEELLIRERPRCRQALIVAESLYSMDGDLAPLADLVAMKHRFDAMLLVDEAHSVGVFGARGGGLLEELGLAAGADVVIGTLGKALGSSGAFAAGSRLLRQALINQARTFIFSTAPPPAAAAAALAAVALLAREPERRRDLRVRAAGFRQALAAAGLAMGPALAQIQPILVGDSLRAVALRDRLRREGLFVTAVRPPTVPAGTARIRFSVTWQHSAEQLAATARQVAAACQGIES
- a CDS encoding nitronate monooxygenase, with the protein product MRLPPLTIGQYTAPVPLIQGGMSIRVSTSELAAPVAECGGIGTIGGSSIPVEDLKADIRKAKSQTKGVIAVNIMFAMKNFVNLVAASIEAGADMIVTGAGFSRDIFKVGRETNTPIVSIVSSPAFAQLAERMGAAAIVVEAKEAGGHLGTDVALRELFPEIRRVVTKVPLIAAGGITNGAEMAELMDKYGADGVQVATRFILTKECAVSDVFKQTLLAARREDVVVIRSPVGMPGRALATPFVQRLSRNEDVATKDCRYVCLKHCDHRYCISDRLIRARDGDYQEGLFFTGENVYKMKEILTVRQVFDEFISEAESLYKEPCAPWAPQDTGHCPAA